In a genomic window of Drosophila takahashii strain IR98-3 E-12201 chromosome 3L, DtakHiC1v2, whole genome shotgun sequence:
- the D19B gene encoding zinc finger protein draculin yields MNEGSQYSIHTVCRTCLSTLDDAAAYDLFRVPGLAKKLCVCTSLSVEQADGFPKNLCTVCYSKLNDLHEFQKQCVDSVQKFQDLVASNAFACQTSFDVLDPNVAVQDLPGEEEDNVHFDPLLNSKIEIIENEEDVFKMLESVEKEVEEVELDQLESQEDSFESGNDNDLDADFQLNSSDDDIPLAQRSRRGRGGARGSKAVKGKSKAADEESEDISSSDEDSDGNPKDKPKRKRIPAQERDRHRLIDCHICHQKFKKAIRYEEHMKHHNDLLPFQCKVESCLKGFTTANGLRVHVEHAHTETSAMHPCTYAGCNKSFARPVLLSFHMKRVHKVDTPQRDFPCTECEKVFRCPTALKKHMYKHTGEELPFACEICGKRFPINSVLRDHLLRHAGIKNHVCPYCGVGKTTRQEWNKHILTHTKEKKYECRQCDHASHNKQALANHVKVVHEKRKDFACQYCGKTFGKSHACKIHERSHTGEKCCECKICGKVFLFEKGLTKHLKTHEKRDLPKTQGANPLMGGDGASGSSTATIAKPSPHLRGRVERVDIAQLAGTVANPIPSVNLPSWSPQVNFTKKEGQHICPDCGKGFNHVSNMKLHYKVVHQKVKDFCCRFCPKRFAKKQYLRHHEYIHTGEKPYECKVCGKHFRQEQVLKTHMKVHDKPPRPPGKPKEPAGQKAETSTAVKRQQPKNFEQYQDPAAERAAATAELLAYQIEENEAKRKAEAELRKIQEAAFEQLNKLQKQTNTYDGFYAQKAEAEGTSVDALKLDHV; encoded by the exons ATGAACGAGGGGAGCCAGTACTCCATCCACACGGTGTGCCGCACCTGCCTGTCGACGCTGGACGACGCGGCGGCCTACGATCTGTTCCGAGTGCCCGGTTTGGCCAAAAAGCTGTGCGTCTGCACCTCCCTTTCCGTGGAGCAGGCGGATGGCTTCCCCAAGAACCTGTGCACCGTGTGCTACTCCAAGCTGAACGACCTGCACGAGTTCCAGAAGCAGTGCGTCGACTCGGTGCAGAAGTTCCAGGATCTGGTGGCCAGCAACGCCTTTGCCTGCCAAACGAGCTTCGATGTTCTGGATCCCAATGTCGCCGTTCAGGATTTGCCaggcgaggaggaggacaaCGTGCACTTTGATCCGCTGCTCAACTCCAAGATCGAGATCATCGAGAACGAGGAGGACGTCTTCAAGATGCTGGAGTCCGTGGAGAAGGAGGTCGAGGAGGTGGAGTTGGATCAGCTGGAATCCCAGGAAGACTCCTTCGAGAGCGGCAACGATAATGATCTGGATGCGGACTTCCAGCTGAACAGCAGCGACGACGACATTCCGCTGGCCCAGCGCAGCCGTCGAGGTCGAGGAGGAGCCAGGGGTTCCAAGGCGGTTAAAGGCAAGTCAAAGGCGGCCGACGAGGAATCGGAGGACATCAGCTCCTCCGACGAAGACTCCGATGGCAATCCCAAGGACAAGCCCAAGCGCAAGAGGATTCCCGCCCAGGAGCGGGATCGCCACCGTTTGATCGATTGCCACATCTGCCACCAGAAGTTCAAGAAGGCGATCCGCTACGAGGAGCACATGAAGCACCACAACGACCTGCTGCCCTTCCAGTGCAAGGTGGAGAGCTGCCTGAAGG GCTTCACCACCGCCAACGGGCTGCGCGTCCATGTGGAGCACGCCCACACGGAGACCTCGGCCATGCATCCGTGCACCTACGCCGGCTGCAACAAGTCCTTCGCCCGGCCCGTGCTGCTCAGCTTCCACATGAAGCGCGTCCACAAGGTGGACACCCCGCAGCGGGACTTCCCCTGCACCGAATGCGAGAAGGTCTTCCGCTGCCCCACCGCCTTGAAGAAGCACATGTACAAGCACACCGGCGAGGAGCTGCCCTTCGCCTGCGAGATCTGCGGCAAGCGCTTCCCGATCAACAGCGTCCTGCGCGACCATCTCCTCCGCCACGCGGGCATCAAGAATCATGTGTGTCCCTACTGCGGAGTAGGGAAAACCACCCGGCAGGAGTGGAACAAGCACATTCTCACGCACACCAAGGAGAAGAAGTACGAGTGCCGGCAGTGCGATCATGCCTCGCACAACAAACAGGCTTTGGCCAATCACGTGAAGGTGGTGCACGAGAAGCGCAAGGATTTCGCGTGCCAGTACTGCGGCAAGACCTTCGGGAAGTCGCACGCCTGCAAGATTCACGAGCGGAGTCACACGGGGGAGAAGTGCTGCGAGTGCAAGATCTGTGGAAAGGTCTTCCTGTTCGAAAAGGGACTCACGAAGCATCTAAAGACCCACGAGAAGCGGGATCTGCCCAAGACGCAGGGCGCGAATCCGCTGATGGGCGGCGACGGAGCTAGTGGCTCCTCCACCGCCACCATTGCCAAGCCCAGTCCGCATTTGCGTGGACGCGTGGAGCGCGTGGACATTGCCCAGCTGGCCGGAACGGTGGCCAATCCGATTCCCTCAGTGAATCTGCCCTCCTGGTCGCCGCAGGTCAACTTCACCAAGAAGGAGGGCCAGCACATCTGCCCCGACTGCGGCAAGGGCTTCAACCACGTGAGCAACATGAAGCTGCACTACAAGGTGGTCCACCAGAAGGTCAAGGACTTCTGCTGCCGCTTCTGCCCCAAGCGGTTCGCCAAGAAGCAGTATCTGCGGCACCACGAGTACATACACACCGGCGAAAAGCCGTACGAGTGCAAGGTGTGCGGCAAGCACTTCCGCCAGGAGCAGGTGCTCAAGACGCACATGAAGGTGCACGACAAGCCGCCGCGTCCGCCCGGCAAACCCAAGGAACCGGCGGGCCAAAAGGCCGAAACGAGCACCGCTGTGAAGCGCCAGCAGCCCAAGAACTTCGAGCAGTATCAGGATCCCGCTGCGGAACGGGCTGCGGCCACCGCCGAGCTGCTGGCCTACCAGATCGAGGAGAACGAGGCCAAGCGGAAGGCGGAGGCGGAGCTGCGGAAGATCCAGGAGGCCGCCTTCGAGCAGCTCAACAAGCTGCAGAAGCAGACAAACACCTACGACGGCTTCTACGCCCAGAAGGCCGAGGCGGAGGGCACTTCGGTGGACGCTCTGAAGCTGGACCACGTTTGA
- the LOC108066604 gene encoding zinc finger protein 345: MGTRELQYSVHSLCRICLGHLEQGVGHDLFLVPDLVRKLVSLTSLEADQGDGFPKKLCTQCFSRLNDLHDFRELCAESIKRFKEMVASNRILDSEDSEALGRQDPLLNHKMELIENEEEVFKMLNGDREQEEEDSSSGEENEKEEEHKSADGFSSDDEQPLARRRRRIPSLISCPICQQKFKKPANYEEHMKHHNDLLPFQCEEESCRKGFTTAGALRLHVDYAHTKKADEIPCTVEGCKLLFPRLRLLTIHLKKVHNQARISAPRSEQPCGECGMVFRCPVALKKHMYKHTGAELPFPCNICGKGFHINSALKNHLLRHAGIKNYVCPYCGVGKTTRQEWSKHLLTHTQEKQFKCHICDHATHTKRALDSHVKIVHEKIRNFACQYCGKTFGKSHACKIHEMTHTGEKRCECKVCGKKFLYTESLTKHLKIHEKSVERALETYRQRQGDGEMDADQLLKVCAESVATIPKDPRRVERVDLAQLAGTVVNPIPTVQLPPSEAPARSKFVQKEGMHLCPGCSQGFNNLGNMKRHYKSVHEKVKDFECRFCSRRFANSQSLKQHEWIHTGEKPYECKVCGTHFRQEAALIRHQKVHDEKPPKPPRPPKEISERARQKAMQKSERRRKVEELRQEIAEAAKEELKDLENQRALEKQQNSYEQYQAAAAGQTNPESNLDEKLA, encoded by the exons ATGGGCACCAGGGAGCTCCAGTACTCCGTCCACTCGCTGTGTCGCATCTGCCTTGGCCACCTGGAGCAGGGTGTCGGCcatgatcttttcctggttcCAGATTTGGTCAGGAAACTGGTTTCCCTGACTTCATTGGAGGCGGATCAAGGCGACGGTTTCCCCAAGAAGCTATGCACCCAGTGCTTCTCCAGGCTGAACGACCTGCACGATTTCCGGGAACTCTGTGCGGAATCCATCAAGCGTTTCAAGGAAATGGTGGCCAGCAATAGGATTCTGGATTCTGAGGATTCCGAGGCATTGGGAAGGCAGGATCCCCTGCTAAACCACAAAATGGAGCTGATCGAGAACGAAGAGGAGGTCTTCAAGATGCTGAACGGGGACAGGGAACAGGAGGAAGAGGATTCATCCAGTGGAGAAGAAaacgagaaggaggaggagcataAATCAGCGGATGGTTTCTCCAGCGATGATGAGCAGCCCTTGGCCAGGCGGCGGCGCAGGATTCCCAGCCTCATTAGCTGCCCCATCTGCCAGCAGAAGTTCAAGAAGCCCGCGAATTATGAGGAGCACATGAAGCACCACAACGACCTGCTCCCGTTTCAGTGCGAGGAGGAAAGCTGCCGCAAGGGCTTCACCACAGCCGGTGCACTGCGTCTCCATGTGGACTATGCGCACACCAAGAAGGCGGATGAGATTCCCTGCACTGTGGAGGGTTGTAAATTGTTATTTCCCCGTCTCCGCCTGCTGACCATCCACCTGAAAAAGGTTCACAACCAGGCAAGGATCAGTGCACCGCGTTCGGAGCAGCCTTGCGGGGAATGCGGCATGGTCTTCCGCTGCCCGGTGGCCCTGAAGAAGCACATGTACAAGCACACCGGCGCCGAGCTTCCCTTTCCCTGCAACATCTGCGGCAAGGGCTTCCACATCAATAGTGCTTTGAAGAATCATCTTCTGCGGCACGCGGGCATCAAGAACTACGTGTGTCCGTACTGCGGAGTGGGCAAGACCACCCGGCAGGAGTGGAGCAAGCACCTGCTGACCCACACGCAGGAGAAGCAGTTCAAGTGCCACATCTGCGACCATGCCACCCACACGAAGCGGGCTCTGGATAGCCACGTGAAGATTGTGCACGAGAAGATCCGCAACTTTGCCTGCCAGTATTGTGGAAAGACCTTTGGAAAGTCGCACGCCTGCAAAATCCACGAGATGACGCACACCGGGGAGAAGCGCTGCGAGTGCAAG gtCTGTGGCAAAAAGTTCCTGTACACGGAAAGCCTCACGAAGCACCTGAAGATCCACGAAAAGAGCGTTGAGAGGGCTTTGGAAACCTATAGACAGAGGCAGGGAGATGGTGAGATGGATGCGGATCAGCTGCTTAAAGTGTGCGCCGAATCGGTGGCCACCATACCCAAGGATCCGCGCCGCGTGGAGCGCGTTGATCTGGCCCAACTGGCCGGAACCGTGGTGAATCCCATACCCACCGTCCAGCTGCCGCCCAGCGAAGCGCCCGCGCGCTCAAAGTTTGTCCAGAAGGAGGGCATGCACCTGTGTCCCGGCTGCAGCCAGGGATTCAACAATCTGGGCAACATGAAGCGCCACTACAAGAGCGTCCACGAGAAGGTCAAGGACTTTGAGTGCCGCTTCTGCTCGCGTCGCTTCGCCAACTCGCAGTCGCTGAAGCAGCACGAGTGGATACACACCGGCGAAAAGCCGTACGAGTGCAAGGTTTGTGGCACTCACTTCCGCCAGGAAGCTGCCCTCATCCGCCACCAGAAGGTCCACGACGAGAAGCCGCCAAAGCCTCCCAGGCCGCCCAAGGAAATCAGCGAAAGGGCGCGACAGAAGGCGATGCAGAAGAGTGAGCGAAGACGAAAAGTGGAGGAACTGCGGCAGGAAATCGCCGAGGCCGCCAAGGAGGAGCTCAAGGATTTGGAGAACCAACGGGCTCTGGAGAAGCAGCAGAACAGCTACGAACAGTATCAAGCAGCGGCAGCTGGCCAGACTAATCCCGAGTCCAATCTTGATGAGAAATTAGCGTAA
- the D19A gene encoding zinc finger protein 595 — translation MNEGRQYSIHSLCRICLNHLQNDAAYDLYLVPGLSKKLCFCTSLSVEQNDGFPKNLCTLCYTKLNDLHDFQRQCVDSVQKFQDLVASNVFACQSSFDVLDPNVAVQDYQGEEEDHVNYDPLLNHKMELIENEEDVFKMLEHVDKEAEEVENGAKVEREDPDEDLSIKMFDDDASSLESGNDNDHDLDFEPNSSDDDIPLAQRMRGVPAGGTSSSSLASKPKAKRGRPKKIKPPPPADEEEISGSSEDSEDDSEDKPKRKRIPLEERHLHRIIDCHICHQKFKKAIRYEEHMKYHNDLLPFQCKVETCKKGFTTANGLRIHIDHAHTELSEVHACIAEGCGKTFPRVRLLTFHMKKVHGITKAAAPLRDFPCPECDTVFRCPTALKKHMYKHTGEELPYPCNICGKRFVINSALRDHLMRHAGIKNHVCPYCGVGKTTRQEWNAHILTHTKEKKFKCRQCDHASHNKQALSNHVKVVHEKRKDFACQYCGKTFGKSHACKVHERSHTGEKCCECKICGKIFLCEKSLTKHLKTHEKRDLPPAEPHRQQLNIPMPGQMMPGQMPMQMQADGLVQMDPHQMPSEEMLKACGGGSGGSAAVPPKPKNSRRVQRVDISQLAGTAVNPIPSVSVPSWSPQVNFTKKEGQHICPGCGRGFNNIGNMKLHYKIIHEKVKDFACRFCPKRFSKAQILRHHEWIHTGEKPFECKICGKHFRQETALKKHIKTHEKPNRRHVPERSAPTQITFRKLEPDAEPRNFDQYQDPAVERAAATAELLAHQLEENEAKRKADIERQKIAAAACEQLTKLQQQQEIMKATTSYDGYYAQKAQAEGTSLDSLKIDHV, via the exons ATGAACGAGGGCAGGCAGTACTCGATCCACAGCCTGTGCAGGATCTGTCTGAACCACCTGCAGAACGACGCCGCCTACGATTTGTATCTGGTGCCAGGACTCTCGAAGAAGCTATGTTTCTGCACCTCCCTGTCCGTGGAGCAGAACGACGGCTTCCCGAAGAACCTGTGCACGCTGTGCTACACGAAACTGAATGACCTGCACGACTTCCAGAGGCAGTGCGTCGATTCGGTGCAGAAGTTCCAGGATCTGGTGGCCAGCAATGTCTTTGCCTGCCAGAGCAGCTTCGATGTCCTGGATCCCAATGTCGCCGTCCAGGATTACCagggcgaggaggaggatcatGTCAACTACGATCCCCTGCTGAATCACAAGATGGAGCTGATCGAGAACGAGGAGGACGTCTTCAAGATGCTGGAGCATGTGGACAAGGAGGCCGAGGAGGTGGAGAACGGCGCCAAGGTGGAGCGCGAAGATCCGGATGAGGATCTGTCCATCAAGATGTTCGACGACGACGCTTCCTCGCTGGAGAGCGGCAATGACAACGACCACGACCTGGATTTCGAGCCCAACAGCAGCGACGATGACATTCCGCTGGCCCAACGGATGCGGGGAGTTCCAGCTGGAggaacctcctcctcctccttggccAGCAAGCCCAAGGCGAAGCGGGGACGCCCCAAGAAGATcaagccgccgccgccggcggACGAGGAGGAGATCAGCGGCTCCTCCGAGGACTCCGAGGATGACTCAGAGGACAAGCCGAAGAGGAAGCGCATTCCGCTGGAGGAGCGCCACCTGCACCGCATCATCGACTGCCACATCTGCCACCAGAAGTTCAAGAAGGCCATCCGCTACGAGGAGCACATGAAGTACCACAACGACCTGCTGCCCTTCCAGTGCAAAGTGGAGACCTGCAAGAAGG GTTTCACCACCGCCAACGGGCTGCGCATCCACATCGACCACGCCCACACGGAGCTCTCCGAGGTCCACGCCTGCATCGCCGAGGGCTGCGGCAAGACCTTCCCGCGCGTCCGCCTGCTCACCTTCCACATGAAGAAGGTGCATGGCATCACGAAGGCGGCTGCTCCTTTGCGCGACTTCCCCTGTCCCGAATGCGACACCGTCTTCCGCTGCCCCACGGCGCTCAAGAAGCACATGTACAAGCACACCGGCGAGGAGCTTCCCTATCCCTGCAACATCTGCGGCAAGCGGTTCGTGATCAACAGTGCTCTAAGGGATCACCTCATGCGGCATGCGGGCATCAAGAATCATGTGTGTCCCTACTGCGGAGTGGGCAAGACGACGCGCCAGGAGTGGAACGCCCATATCCTCACGCACACCAAGGAGAAGAAGTTCAAGTGCCGGCAGTGCGACCACGCCTCGCACAACAAACAGGCGCTGTCCAACCACGTGAAGGTGGTGCACGAGAAGCGCAAGGATTTCGCCTGCCAATACTGCGGCAAAACCTTTGGCAAGTCGCATGCCTGCAAAGTTCACGAAAGAAGTCACACGGGGGAGAAGTGCTGCGAGTGCAAGATCTGCGGCAAGATCTTCCTCTGCGAGAAGAGCCTCACCAAGCATTTGAAGACGCACGAGAAGAGGGATCTGCCGCCGGCGGAGCCCCATCGCCAGCAGCTCAACATTCCCATGCCGGGCCAAATGATGCCTGGCCAGATGCCCATGCAGATGCAGGCCGACGGCCTGGTCCAGATGGATCCCCATCAGATGCCCAGCGAGGAGATGCTCAAGGCttgcggcggcggcagcggcgggtCCGCGGCAGTGCCTCCCAAGCCGAAGAACTCGCGGCGCGTCCAGCGGGTGGACATTTCCCAGCTGGCCGGCACCGCTGTGAATCCGATACCCTCGGTTTCGGTGCCCTCGTGGTCGCCGCAGGTGAACTTCACCAAGAAGGAGGGCCAGCACATCTGCCCAGGCTGCGGGCGCGGCTTCAACAACATCGGCAACATGAAGCTCCACTACAAGATCATCCACGAGAAGGTCAAGGACTTTGCCTGTCGCTTCTGCCCCAAGCGCTTCTCCAAGGCACAGATTTTGCGCCACCACGAATGGATACACACCGGGGAAAAGCCATTCGAGTGCAAGATCTGCGGCAAGCACTTCCGCCAGGAGACGGCGCTCAAGAAGCACATCAAGACGCACGAGAAGCCGAACAGGAGGCACGTGCCCGAGCGCAGTGCACCCACACAGATCACGTTCCGCAAACTGGAGCCGGATGCCGAGCCGCGGAACTTCGATCAGTACCAGGATCCCGCGGTGGAAAGGGCGGCCGCCACTGCCGAGCTGCTCGCCCATCAGCTGGAGGAGAACGAGGCCAAGCGGAAGGCGGACATCGAGCGGCAGAAGATCGCGGCGGCCGCTTGCGAGCAGCTGAcgaagctgcagcagcagcaggagatcATGAAGGCCACCACCTCGTACGATGGCTACTACGCGCAGAAGGCCCAGGCCGAGGGCACCAGCTTGGATTCGTTGAAGATCGATCATGTCTAG
- the LOC108066594 gene encoding uncharacterized protein isoform X2: protein MEQEDEDPIKSLEAKAKILETELALQNAGIENNRLKLEVTKLEEILEKQRKVLQKAEDNRKEAKLIFSTLMDLKNDNGTNLIDSLDPAEKTV from the exons atggaacAGGAAGACGAAGATCCTATAAAATCTCtggaagccaaagccaaaattTTGGAAACTGAACTAGCACTACAAAATGCCGGAATCGAGAACAACAGGCTTAAACTGGAGGTCACCAAGTTAGAAGAGATCCTGGAAAAGCAGAGGAAGGTCCTGCAGAAGGCCGAGGACAACAGAAAGGAGGCTAAATTGATTTTCTCCACGTTGATGGATTTAAAGAATGATAATGGGACGAACTTAATA gatTCCTTAGATCCAGCAGAAAAAACCGTTTAA
- the LOC108066538 gene encoding transportin-1-like, which yields MTWEPQGEGLQQIIAILKESQSPDTATQMAVQMKLEEFNRYPDFNNYLIYVLTKLKTEDEPTRSLSGLILKNNIRMHGSNLQPEIVEYIKHECLQAVGDSSPLIRATVGILITTIASNGGLHNWPQLLPSLCDMLDAQDYNVCEGAFSALQKICEDSAEILDSAALNRPLNVMIPKFLQYFKHSSPKIRSHAIACINQFIINRSQALMLNIDTFIENLFHLSSDEDHEVRKNVCHGLVMLLEVRMDRLMPHMSQIIEYMLLRTQDSDEGVALEASEFWLSLAEQSICKDVLAPFLSQLAPVLVRGMRYSEVDIILLKGNVEEDDMVPDREEDIRPRFHKSRAHTIKSTQEAGAGASGEDDDDDFDDGLDDDSSLSEWNLRKCSAAALDVLANVFREDCLPVVLPILKETLFHQEWVIKESGVLALGAIAEGCMQGMIQHLPELIPYLISCLSDKKALVRSITCWTLSRYANWVVNQPHDQYLKPLMEELLKRILDSNKRVQEAACSAFATLEEEACTELVPYLEYILKTLVFAFSKYQHKNLLILYDAVGTLADSVGHHLNKPQYIEILMPPLIDKWNLLKDDDKDLFPLLECLSSIATALQSGFLPYCDPVYRRCISLIEQTINQEMLCKQNQTYDHPDKERMIVALDLLSGLAEGLDRHIETLVANSNIMHLLYQCMQDVLPEVRQSSFALLGDLTKACFPHVHPFMAEFFPILGQNLNPDFISVCNNATWAIGEICMKLGEETKQYIRLVLSDLFIIINRPNTPKTLLENTAITIGRLGYVCPVEVAPYLPEFVRQWCTSLRHIRDNDEKDSAFRGMCHMITVNPAGVVPDFIFFCDAIASWVNPPQDLHQMIQKILHGFKTQVGEENWRRFVEQFPPTLAERLATMYNI from the exons atgacgTGGGAACCACAGGGAGAAGGTCTGCAGCAAATCATAGCGATCCTCAAGGAGTCGCAGTCACCGGACACAGCCACCCAGATGGCCGTACAGATG AAACTGGAGGAATTCAATCGCTATCCCGACTTCAACAACTATCTCATCTACGTGCTGACCAAACTGAAGACCGAGGACGAGCCCACGCGCTCGCTGAGCGGCCTGATCCTCAAGAACAACATCCGCATGCACGGCAGCAATCTGCAGCCGGAGATCGTGGAGTACATCAAGCACGAGTGCCTGCAGGCAGTGGGCGACTCCTCGCCGCTGATCCGCGCCACCGTGGGCATCCTGATCACCACTATCGCCAGCAATGGTGGCCTGCACAACTGGCCACAGTTGCTGCCCTCGCTCTGCGACATGCTCGACGCCCAGGACTACAATGTGTGCGAAGGAGCCTTCAGCGCACTGCAAAAGATCTGCGAGGACTCCGCCGAGATCCTGGACTCGGCGGCGCTCAACAGGCCGCTCAACGTTATGATTCCCAAGTTCCTGCAGTACTTCAAGCACAGCAGTCCCAAGATCCGTTCCCACGCCATCGCCTGCATCAACCAGTTCATCATAAACAGATCACAGGCCCTCATGCTGAACATAGACACCTTCATCGAAAACCTATTTCACCTGTCCTCGGATGAGGACCACGAGGTGCGCAAGAACGTCTGCCACGGATTGGTCATGCTGCTGGAGGTGCGCATGGACCGCCTTATGCCGCACATGTCGCAGATCATTGAG TACATGTTGCTGCGCACCCAGGACTCCGATGAGGGAGTGGCTCTGGAGGCCTCCGAATTTTGGCTTTCCTTGGCAGAGCAAAGCATCTGCAAGGACGTGCTAGCGCCCTTCTTATCCCAGTTGGCTCCAGTGCTTGTGCGAGGCATGCGCTACTCAGAGGTCGACATTATTCTGCTGAAGGGCAATGTGGAGGAGGATGACATGGTGCCCGATCGGGAGGAGGACATCCGGCCGCGTTTCCACAAGTCCCGCGCCCATACGATCAAGAGTACCCAGGAGGCGGGAGCCGGAGCGTCGGGCgaggatgacgacgacgatTTTGACGACGGATTGGACGACGATAGCTCGCTATCGGAATGGAACTTGCGCAAGTGCAGCGCTGCCGCCTTGGATGTGCTGGCCAATGTGTTCCGTGAGGATTGTTTGCCCGTCGTGCTGCCCATTCTCAAGGAGACGCTGTTCCACCAAGAGTGGGTGATCAAGGAGAGCGGTGTGCTGGCCCTGGGCGCCATCGCCGAGGGTTGCATGCAGGGCATGATCCAGCACTTGCCGGAGCTGATTCCCTACCTGATTAGCTGTCTGTCCGACAAGAAGGCGCTGGTGCGCTCCATCACCTGCTGGACGCTCTCACGGTACGCCAATTGGGTGGTCAACCAGCCGCACGACCAGTACTTGAAGCCGCTGATGGAGGAGCTGCTGAAGCGCATCCTGGATTCGAACAAGCGCGTTCAGGAGGCTGCCTGCTCTGCCTTTGCCACGTTGGAGGAGGAGGCCTGCACGGAACTGGTGCCCTACTTGGAGTATATTCTCAAGACGCTCGTCTTCGCTTTCTCCAAGTATCAGCACAAGAATCTGCTGATCCTGTATGATGCTGTCGGCACTCTGGCTGATTCTGTGGGTCACCACCTAAACAAGCCGCAGTACATTGAAATTCTAATGCCGCCGCTGATCGACAAGTGGAATTTGCTTAAGGACGACGACAAGGACCTATTCCCTTTGCTGGAGTGCCTGTCGAGCATCGCCACTGCCCTGCAGTCCGGTTTTCTGCCCTACTGCGATCCGGTCTACAGGAGATGCATCTCCCTAATTGAGCAGACCATCAACCAGGAAATG CTGTGCAAACAAAACCAAACGTATGATCATCCCGACAAAGAGCGCATGATTGTTGCTTTAGATCTGCTTTCTGGCTTAGCAGAGGGTTTGGATCGCCACATCGAGACACTGGTGGCCAACAGCAATATCATGCATCTGCTCTACCAATGCATGCAGGACGTTCTGCCAGAG GTGCGCCAATCCTCGTTTGCCCTGCTCGGAGATCTGACCAAGGCCTGTTTCCCCCACGTGCATCCCTTCATGGCCGAATTCTTTCCCATTTTGGGTCAAAACCTAAACCCCGACTTTATTTCGGTGTGCAACAATGCCACATGGGCCATAGGCGAGATTTGCATGAAACTGG GTGAGGAGACAAAGCAGTACATACGCCTCGTACTCAGCGACCTGTTTATCATCATCAACCGCCCAAATACGCCCAAGACTCTGCTGGAGAATACAG CAATAACAATCGGTCGTCTAGGTTATGTGTGCCCAGTTGAAGTGGCTCCTTATTTGCCCGAATTTGTACGACAGTG GTGCACATCACTGCGGCACATACGAGACAATGATGAGAAGGACTCGGCCTTCCGTGGAATGTGTCATATGATCACGGTGAATCCAGCTGGCGTGGTGCCCGACTTCATATTCTTCTGCGATGCCATCGCCTCGTGGGTGAATCCCCCGCAGGATCTGCATCAGATGATTCAAAAG atCCTTCACGGCTTCAAGACCCAAGTGGGTGAGGAAAACTGGCGTCGATTTGTGGAGCAATTCCCGCCAACTCTGGCCGAGCGCCTGGCCACAATGTACAACATCTAA
- the Sf3b6 gene encoding splicing factor 3B subunit 6: MNKRNHIRLPPEVNRLLYVRNLPYKITSDEMYDIFGKFGAIRQIRVGNTPETRGTAFVVYEDIFDAKNACDHLSGFNVCNRYLVVLYYQSNKAFKRVDMDKKQEELNNIKAKYNLKTPEAP, encoded by the exons ATGAATAAGCGCAACCAT aTCCGCCTGCCGCCGGAGGTGAATCGGCTGCTGTACGTGCGGAACCTGCCGTACAAAATCACCTCCGACGAGATGTACGACATTTTCGGCAAATTCGGGGCCATCCGACAGATACGCGT GGGCAACACTCCGGAAACGCGTGGCACCGCCTTTGTCGTCTACGAGGACATCTTCGATGCCAAGAACGCCTGCGACCATTTATCCGGCTTCAATGTGTGCAATCGCTACCTGGTGGTGCTCTACTACCAGTCCAACAAGGCCTTCAAGCGCGTGGACATGGACAAGAAGCAGGAGGAGCTGAACAACATCAAGGCCAAGTACAATCTGAAGACGCCGGAGGCTCCTTAG
- the LOC108066594 gene encoding uncharacterized protein isoform X1 has protein sequence MEQEDEDPIKSLEAKAKILETELALQNAGIENNRLKLEVTKLEEILEKQRKVLQKAEDNRKEAKLIFSTLMDLKNDNGTNLIIQQKKPFKMNRTPPEIP, from the exons atggaacAGGAAGACGAAGATCCTATAAAATCTCtggaagccaaagccaaaattTTGGAAACTGAACTAGCACTACAAAATGCCGGAATCGAGAACAACAGGCTTAAACTGGAGGTCACCAAGTTAGAAGAGATCCTGGAAAAGCAGAGGAAGGTCCTGCAGAAGGCCGAGGACAACAGAAAGGAGGCTAAATTGATTTTCTCCACGTTGATGGATTTAAAGAATGATAATGGGACGAACTTAATA ATCCAGCAGAAAAAACCGTTTAAGATGAACAGAACTCCCCCAGAAAtcccctaa